The DNA sequence CCGACCCTCTGTGGGGCGGTTCCACGCGCTGATCCCGCGCCGCCAGGTCGCTCATCCGCTGGGCTGTCATCGGCCCCGCGTCCCGGACAGGGTCGTGTTCGACAAGCTCCTGGCCCGGCTCGTGCTGGACGGCACCTACCAGCAGCACGTCGACCACCGGGTCTCCGCGACCACGCTGCGGTCCCGGCGGGACGAGTGGATCGCCGCGGGAGTTTCGAAGCCTTGCACCAGGCCGCGCTGGAGGCCTATGTCCAGGCCATCGGCCTGGACCTGGATGACCTCGCCGTGGACGGGTGCATCGTGAAAGCCCCCGGCGGCGGGGAGAACACCGGCCCCTCGCCTGTGGACCGCGGGAAATCGGGGACCAAACGGTCGCTGCTGGTCGAAGGCGGCGGGCTCCCGATCGGGTGCGCGCTTTCCGGTGCCAACCGGCACGACTCGCCGCTGTTACGCCCCACCTTGGAGACTCTTGGGCGCTTCGGCTTCCATCTGCCCGACCGGATCACGATGCACCTGGACCCGGGCTACGACCCGCGCGTGACCCGCAACCTGCTGACCGAGCTGGGCTGTGGATGGCGGATCACCCCAAAGGGCGCGTTCCTGCCGATCAACCACACCCGCCGGTGGGTTGTCGAACGGACGAACTCCTGGCACACACGGGGCTTCAAGTCGCTGGCGATCGTCACGGACCGGCGTGCGGTGGTGCAGGCCGCGTGGGTGGCGCTCGCCAGTGCGGTCATCGTGATCCGGCGCCTGATCCGCAAGGCATGGACGGCCTACCGATGGGACACACGGACCGCCCGACGCCCGTGACCTATCCGCGCGAACTCTTAGGTAAGGGCATCGTTGTGATGCCCGGTGACGACCCATCCCTCCACGTCCTTGAGGGCGATCACCCCAAAGTCTCCTGCCGAAGATCCGGCATGCGCCGGCCGAACCTCGGGGAGGCGCTCCACGCCCTCCGCGAACAGCCCTCCGCGCGGGGCGGGCGCATCCAGTCGGGCAGTGCGGTCATGGCTTTCGCCGTACCGGTACGTCGGGTCCGAAAGGCGGCGCACGGCGGGGCTGTCCTACTCGGCCGGCAGACGGAGCATCGGTTTGAAGGCCGCGTCCTCCTCGCCCTCGACCGAAGGGAGGAAGCCGTCCGGGACGGTGCGGGCCGCCGTGGTGAGGAGGCGGGCCAGGACCTCGGCCTCGGTGGCCGGGGGGAGGCGGAGGGCGGCGAGGAGGCGGTCGCGGACCTCGGGGTGGTCCGGGTTGTCCTCAAGGTAGTCGGCGTTGAGCGCGGGGGAACGGAAGCCGGCCAGGGCGTCGTGCCAGGAGGGGAGGACGATGGCCAGGGTCAGGGCCTCGGCGAGGGACTCCGCGATGAGGGAAGCCTGGCCCTCGGAGTCGGTGTAGAGGACGGGGCGGACGCGGTCGGAGCCGGCCGGGCCGCAGAGGTAGTAGGTGCCTCCCGCGTTGCAGCCGGCCACGGGCTCCACCGGGAGACCGGCCGGCAGGGCGATCGACTCGATGGGGTCGGTCCGCGTGAGGTCGAACTCGCCGTCGCAGGCGAGGTATCCCTCGACCTCGGGGTCGGCGGCGATCCGGCGAAGCAGGGCCTCGTCGGAGAGGGCGGCCGGGTTGAGACCACGGGCGGCTATGGGGGTCAGGGGGTGGCCCGCGAGGACGTGTCGGACGGTTTCGAGGGGGACGGGCCGCCCGTAGTCCTCCTCGAAGTGCGCCTGGACGGTCTCGGGGGAGCGATCGGTGAGGAGGCGGAAGAGGTGCCCGGAGCCGTCCGGGTCCGAGCTGCCCGAGGGGAACGCGATGCCCGAACCGGTGCGCCAGGCGCTGCCGCCGGTCTCCCACCACAGGCAGGCGGTGACCCGCGGGGCGCCGAGGCCCTCATCGACGAAGGCCGGATCGTCCAGGAGCGGGCGCAGCGCGGCGGGCACCTCGTCGATGACACCGGGCCAGACCCGTTCGTCGTCCGTGGCGTACGGGCTCATCTCCGACTCGTGGTCGAAGCCGCGGACGAGCACACCGACTGGGGTGAAGAGGACGGAGAAGTCGTCACCCGAGCCGTTGTCCATCAGGGCCGCCTCCGTCCCAGGCCCCCAGGCAGTGGAGAAGGAATAGCGGGAGAACTGCGGGTCGCGGCAGATCGCCTGGTCCAGCACGGCCAACGCGCGCAGGTGAGCGCGGACCCCGGCGGGGTCCGGGAGGAGGGCGGCGGTCGTGTGCACGGTGTCCATGGGCTCATGTAAGCAGCCGGCACTGACATCCAGGGCGGCAGTTCGGTCACACCCGCTCTCTCACTCAGGGAACGCAAAGCCCAGCTCACGCAGACGGGGCAAGCACACTGCGAGGCATTGCTCCACAGACGCGGCTTCGGTTCGCACAAGGACGTCCTCACGCAACGGCGCTCCACTGGCGACGAAGGTCCAAGCCTTGCCCCTCTCTGCCATCCGCTCAGCGTCGGCCTTGAAAAGCACCGTTACGCCCTGTTCAGCCAGTGCTTCCATAATCGCGACGACGTCCACCGGCGCTCTCCCCTCCCGAAGCGCTTCGAACGCACCGTCGGATGAACATACTCACTCCGGGCCGGACCCTGGACACCCGCCCGCATGACCCGAAACGACCGATCGGGGCGCTCTGAGCTGGAATACGCGACACCTCAACATGCGAGCTCACCAATCCCGAGGCTGGGCTACTCGGGACGCCACCAGCCCTGGCCGACATGCCAGTCCCGGATCCAACCATGGAAGCCGCCCCCGAGCTGCGCGGACGGGGCATCGGCGTAGGGAGCTGCGCATCCGTCGCGGAGCCACCAGACCTGACCGCACCGCGGACCGGTCACCACCAGCGTCCAGTACTCACCGGGCCGGTCGCTGCCCAGCAGCACCGAGCCGCACTGGTAGATCTGATGCAACGTGTCGGAGTGCAATGCGTGGTCGTAGTAGTCGTACTCCCACTGCCATTCCTCTTCGAGCGGGAAGGGCTGACCGAGCCCGCGCACGGCTGTGCCATCGAACGGCTCAGGACTCATCCAGCAGTCCGCTTCCCACCTGAC is a window from the Streptomyces capillispiralis genome containing:
- a CDS encoding SMI1/KNR4 family protein translates to MEDTVPDALALLHDAFPAQVRRRPLGWKALRSWEDRQGVVLPEPYRTFVAEIANGTDEGPPDEGGLLPLGEKPASWVRWEADCWMSPEPFDGTAVRGLGQPFPLEEEWQWEYDYYDHALHSDTLHQIYQCGSVLLGSDRPGEYWTLVVTGPRCGQVWWLRDGCAAPYADAPSAQLGGGFHGWIRDWHVGQGWWRPE